One genomic window of Eriocheir sinensis breed Jianghai 21 chromosome 57, ASM2467909v1, whole genome shotgun sequence includes the following:
- the LOC126984586 gene encoding putative inorganic phosphate cotransporter isoform X1 — protein MNIEPNKAPSTRDVLRKIGDVDDEKEGLITSPLVKPEGMFGARHVLGIMGFLGFANVYAMRVNLSVAVVAMVNNSAISHVNKTSSDACPGTGMNSTDTDSQDGEFAWDENKQALILGCFFWGYIITNPIGGRLGELFGGKIVFGIGVLVTAVLTLLTPIIARTSVPLLIAARVLEGLGEGVTFPAMNALMARWVPPLERSKMSSLVYAGAQFGTVVSLPICGLLCQSTFLGGWPSVFYVFGVLGVLWFVVWTILIHSEPENHPRIRLDEKVYIQRSLQRTGSDKTPPIPIMSVLTSMPFWAIFVVHIAQNWGFYTLLTELPTYMKNILHFNLASSGFMSALPYLAMWLFSLASGQLADYLRSAGILSTTTTRKVFNSIGIYGPMVCIVLVGYAGCNKILTIVLLCIGVGLNGAIYSGYMNSHLDIAPNFAGTLMGLTNCAATVPGFLAPMAVGAMINGRDTVTQWKLVFWIAAIIYFIGNTFYIIFVSGEEQPWNNLPADSSRSSSELEGEARGQSAGQYQTFASPEEGTTSPPAKVPEIF, from the exons ATGAACATTGAACCGAACAAGGCGCCTTCTACCAGGGATGTGCTGAGGAAGATAGGGGATGTGGACGACGAGAAGGAAGGCCTCATCACATCCCCCCTAGTGAAGCCTGAAG GTATGTTTGGGGCTCGGCATGTACTGGGCATCATGGGGTTCCTGGGGTTTGCAAATGTGTACGCCATGCGAGTGAACCTCtctgtggcggtggtggcgatgGTCAACAACTCCGCTATCTCCCACGTCAACAAGACCTCCTCGGACGCTTGCCCAGGCACCGGCATGAACTCCACCGACACCGACAGTCAG GACGGAGAATTCGCGTGGGACGAAAACAAACAGGCGCTTATCCTCGGCTGCTTCTTCTGGGGGTATATCATCACCAACCCCATAGGAGGCCGCCTCGGAGAGCTGTTCGGAGGCAAGATTGTGTTCGGCATTGGGGTGCTGGTGACGGCTGTGCTCACTCTTCTTACCCCGATCATTGCGCGCACCTCTGTTCCTCTGCTCATTGCTGCGCGCGTATTGGAAGGTCTAGGGGAG ggTGTAACGTTCCCAGCCATGAATGCATTGATGGCACGCTGGGTTCCTCCTCTTGAGCGCAGTAAAATGTCGTCGCTGGTATATGCAG GGGCGCAGTTTGGCACGGTGGTCTCCCTTCCAATCTGCGGTCTGCTCTGTCAGTCCACCTTCCTCGGGGGCTGGCCATCGGTCTTCTATGTGTTTGGCGTGCTCGGAGTGCTCTGGTTCGTGGTCTGGACTAtcctg ATCCACAGTGAGCCCGAGAATCATCCGCGCATCCGCCTGGACGAGAAGGTGTACATTCAGCGCTCCCTTCAGCGTACGGGCTcggacaag ACACCCCCAATACCAATCATGAGCGTGTTGACCTCCATGCCGTTCTGGGCGATCTTCGTGGTCCACATCGCGCAGAACTGGGGCTTCTACACGCTTCTGACGGAGTTGCCGACGTATATGAAGAACATCCTGCATTTCAACCTTGCCAGC agcggctTCATGTCAGCGCTCCCATACCTTGCGATGTGGTTGTTCAGCCTCGCCTCCGGACAGTTGGCTGACTACCTGCGCTCCGCCGGTAtcctctcaaccaccaccactcggAAGGTCTTCAACAGTATAG GTATCTACGGCCCCATGGTGTGCATCGTCCTGGTGGGGTACGCCGGCTGCAACAAGATCCTCACCATTGTCCTCCTCTGCATTGGGGTCGGTCTGAACGGGGCCATTTATTCTGGCTACATGAACTCACATCTCGACATCGCTCCGAATTTTGCCGGGACGCTGATGGGGCTGACCAACTGCGCCGCCACTGTCCCGGGATTCCTGGCGCCTATGGCCGTCGGTGCGATGATCAACGGAAGG gaCACGGTCACACAATGGAAGCTGGTGTTTTGGATCGCTGCCATCATCTACTTCATCGGCAACACCTTCTACATCATCTTTGTGTCGGGCGAGGAGCAACCCTGGAACAACTTGCCAG CAGACAGCAGTCGGAGTAGCAGCGAGCTGGAAGGGGAAGCTCGAGGGCAGTCAGCAGGCCAGTACCAAACCTTCGCCTCGCCTGAAGAGGGCACCACCTCACCCCCCGCCAAGGTCCCTGAGATATTTTGA
- the LOC126984586 gene encoding putative inorganic phosphate cotransporter isoform X2 → MNIEPNKAPSTRDVLRKIGDVDDEKEGLITSPLVKPEGMFGARHVLGIMGFLGFANVYAMRVNLSVAVVAMVNNSAISHVNKTSSDACPGTGMNSTDTDSQDGEFAWDENKQALILGCFFWGYIITNPIGGRLGELFGGKIVFGIGVLVTAVLTLLTPIIARTSVPLLIAARVLEGLGEGVTFPAMNALMARWVPPLERSKMSSLVYAGAQFGTVVSLPICGLLCQSTFLGGWPSVFYVFGVLGVLWFVVWTILIHSEPENHPRIRLDEKVYIQRSLQRTGSDKTPPIPIMSVLTSMPFWAIFVVHIAQNWGFYTLLTELPTYMKNILHFNLASSGFMSALPYLAMWLFSLASGQLADYLRSAGILSTTTTRKVFNSIGIYGPMVCIVLVGYAGCNKILTIVLLCIGVGLNGAIYSGYMNSHLDIAPNFAGTLMGLTNCAATVPGFLAPMAVGAMINGRDTVTQWKLVFWIAAIIYFIGNTFYIIFVSGEEQPWNNLPDSSRSSSELEGEARGQSAGQYQTFASPEEGTTSPPAKVPEIF, encoded by the exons ATGAACATTGAACCGAACAAGGCGCCTTCTACCAGGGATGTGCTGAGGAAGATAGGGGATGTGGACGACGAGAAGGAAGGCCTCATCACATCCCCCCTAGTGAAGCCTGAAG GTATGTTTGGGGCTCGGCATGTACTGGGCATCATGGGGTTCCTGGGGTTTGCAAATGTGTACGCCATGCGAGTGAACCTCtctgtggcggtggtggcgatgGTCAACAACTCCGCTATCTCCCACGTCAACAAGACCTCCTCGGACGCTTGCCCAGGCACCGGCATGAACTCCACCGACACCGACAGTCAG GACGGAGAATTCGCGTGGGACGAAAACAAACAGGCGCTTATCCTCGGCTGCTTCTTCTGGGGGTATATCATCACCAACCCCATAGGAGGCCGCCTCGGAGAGCTGTTCGGAGGCAAGATTGTGTTCGGCATTGGGGTGCTGGTGACGGCTGTGCTCACTCTTCTTACCCCGATCATTGCGCGCACCTCTGTTCCTCTGCTCATTGCTGCGCGCGTATTGGAAGGTCTAGGGGAG ggTGTAACGTTCCCAGCCATGAATGCATTGATGGCACGCTGGGTTCCTCCTCTTGAGCGCAGTAAAATGTCGTCGCTGGTATATGCAG GGGCGCAGTTTGGCACGGTGGTCTCCCTTCCAATCTGCGGTCTGCTCTGTCAGTCCACCTTCCTCGGGGGCTGGCCATCGGTCTTCTATGTGTTTGGCGTGCTCGGAGTGCTCTGGTTCGTGGTCTGGACTAtcctg ATCCACAGTGAGCCCGAGAATCATCCGCGCATCCGCCTGGACGAGAAGGTGTACATTCAGCGCTCCCTTCAGCGTACGGGCTcggacaag ACACCCCCAATACCAATCATGAGCGTGTTGACCTCCATGCCGTTCTGGGCGATCTTCGTGGTCCACATCGCGCAGAACTGGGGCTTCTACACGCTTCTGACGGAGTTGCCGACGTATATGAAGAACATCCTGCATTTCAACCTTGCCAGC agcggctTCATGTCAGCGCTCCCATACCTTGCGATGTGGTTGTTCAGCCTCGCCTCCGGACAGTTGGCTGACTACCTGCGCTCCGCCGGTAtcctctcaaccaccaccactcggAAGGTCTTCAACAGTATAG GTATCTACGGCCCCATGGTGTGCATCGTCCTGGTGGGGTACGCCGGCTGCAACAAGATCCTCACCATTGTCCTCCTCTGCATTGGGGTCGGTCTGAACGGGGCCATTTATTCTGGCTACATGAACTCACATCTCGACATCGCTCCGAATTTTGCCGGGACGCTGATGGGGCTGACCAACTGCGCCGCCACTGTCCCGGGATTCCTGGCGCCTATGGCCGTCGGTGCGATGATCAACGGAAGG gaCACGGTCACACAATGGAAGCTGGTGTTTTGGATCGCTGCCATCATCTACTTCATCGGCAACACCTTCTACATCATCTTTGTGTCGGGCGAGGAGCAACCCTGGAACAACTTGCCAG ACAGCAGTCGGAGTAGCAGCGAGCTGGAAGGGGAAGCTCGAGGGCAGTCAGCAGGCCAGTACCAAACCTTCGCCTCGCCTGAAGAGGGCACCACCTCACCCCCCGCCAAGGTCCCTGAGATATTTTGA
- the LOC126984586 gene encoding uncharacterized protein LOC126984586 isoform X6, translated as MPHKRCFNPSAAIGTDFAFTSSLVTYTPGSFSASVVHSGVFPMWYWCAGYPFSGSLVTYTPRSFSASVVDSGVFPMWYWCAGYPFTGSLVTYTPRSFSASVVDSGVFPMWYWCAGYPFTGSLVTYTPRSFSASVVDSGVFPMWYWCAGYPFTGSLVTYTPRSFSASVVDSGVFPMWYWCAGYPFTGSLVTYTPRSFSASVVDSGVFPMWYWCAGYPFTGSLVTYTPRSFSASVVDSGVFPMWYWCAGYPFTGSLVTYTPRSFSASVVDSGVFPMWYWCAGYPFTGSLVTYTPRSFSASVVDSGVFPMWYWCAGYPFTGSLVTYTPRSFSASVVDSGVFPMWYWCAGYPFTGSLVTYTPRSFSASVVDSGVFPMWYWCAGYPFTGSLVTYTPRSFSASVVDSGVFPMWYWCAGYPFTGSLVTYTPRSFSASVVDSGVFPMWYWCAGYPLPSCRTTFFFIAL; from the exons ATGCCGCACAAGAGgtgttttaacccgtccgctgcgattggcacggattttgccttcactagtagcctggtaacatacactcctgggtctttctctgcctctgtggtgcatagtggagtgtttcccatgtggtattggtgtgctggatatcccttctctggtagcctggtaacatacactcccaggtctttctctgcctctgtggtggatagtggagtgtttcccatgtggtattggtgtgctggatatcccttcactggtagcctggtaacatacactcccaggtctttctctgcctctgtggtggatagtggagtgtttcccatgtggtattggtgtgctggatatcccttcactggcagcctggtaacatacactcccaggtctttctctgcctctgtggtggatagtggagtgtttcccatgtggtattggtgtgctggatatcccttcactggtagcctggtaacatacactcccaggtctttctctgcctctgtggtggatagtggagtgtttcccatgtggtattggtgtgctggatatcccttcactggtagcctggtaacatacactcccaggtctttctctgcctctgtggtggatagtggagtgtttcccatgtggtattggtgtgctggatatcccttcactggtagcctggtaacatacactcccaggtctttctctgcctctgtggtggatagtggagtgtttcccatgtggtattggtgtgctggatatcccttcactggtagcttggtaacatacactcccag gtctttctctgcctctgtggtggatagtggagtgtttcccatgtggtattggtgtgctggatatcccttcactggtagcctggtaacatacactcccagatctttctctgcctctgtggtggacagtggagtgtttcccatgtggtattggtgtgctggatatcccttcactggtagcctggtaacatacactcccag gtctttctctgcctctgtggtggatagtggagtgtttcccatgtggtattggtgtgctggatatcccttcactggtagcctggtaacatacactcccaggtctttctctgcctctgtggtggatagtggagtgtttcccatgtggtattggtgtgctggatatcccttcactggtagcctggtaacatacactcccaggtctttctctgcctctgtggtggatagtggagtgtttcccatgtggtattggtgtgctggatatcccttcactggtagcctggtaacatacactcccaggtctttctctgcctctgtggtggatagtggagtgtttcccatgtggtattggtgtgctggatatcccctcccaagctgcaggactacatttttcttcattgcattgtag
- the LOC126984586 gene encoding uncharacterized protein LOC126984586 isoform X4 has product MPHKRCFNPSAAIGTDFAFTSSLVTYTPGSFSASVVHSGVFPMWYWCAGYPFSGSLVTYTPRSFSASVVDSGVFPMWYWCAGYPFTGSLVTYTPRSFSASVVDSGVFPMWYWCAGYPFTGSLVTYTPRSFSASVVDSGVFPMWYWCAGYPFTGSLVTYTPRSFSASVVDSGVFPMWYWCAGYPFTGSLVTYTPRSFSASVVDSGVFPMWYWCAGYPFTGSLVTYTPRSFSASVVDSGVFPMWYWCAGYPFTGSLVTYTPRSFSASVVDSGVFPMWYWCAGYPFTGSLVTYTPRSFSASVVDSGVFPMWYWCAGYPFTGSLVTYTPRSFSASVVDSGVFPMWYWCAGYPFTGSLVTYTTRSFSASVVDSGVFPMWYWCAGYPFTGSLVTYTPRSFSASVVDSGVFPMWYWCAGYPFTGSLVTYTPRSFSASVVDSGVFPMWYWCAGYPFTGSLVTYTPRSFSASVVDSGVFPMWYWCAGYPLPSCRTTFFFIAL; this is encoded by the exons ATGCCGCACAAGAGgtgttttaacccgtccgctgcgattggcacggattttgccttcactagtagcctggtaacatacactcctgggtctttctctgcctctgtggtgcatagtggagtgtttcccatgtggtattggtgtgctggatatcccttctctggtagcctggtaacatacactcccaggtctttctctgcctctgtggtggatagtggagtgtttcccatgtggtattggtgtgctggatatcccttcactggtagcctggtaacatacactcccaggtctttctctgcctctgtggtggatagtggagtgtttcccatgtggtattggtgtgctggatatcccttcactggcagcctggtaacatacactcccaggtctttctctgcctctgtggtggatagtggagtgtttcccatgtggtattggtgtgctggatatcccttcactggtagcctggtaacatacactcccaggtctttctctgcctctgtggtggatagtggagtgtttcccatgtggtattggtgtgctggatatcccttcactggtagcctggtaacatacactcccaggtctttctctgcctctgtggtggatagtggagtgtttcccatgtggtattggtgtgctggatatcccttcactggtagcctggtaacatacactcccaggtctttctctgcctctgtggtggatagtggagtgtttcccatgtggtattggtgtgctggatatcccttcactggtagcttggtaacatacactcccag gtctttctctgcctctgtggtggatagtggagtgtttcccatgtggtattggtgtgctggatatcccttcactggtagcctggtaacatacactcccagatctttctctgcctctgtggtggacagtggagtgtttcccatgtggtattggtgtgctggatatcccttcactggtagcctggtaacatacactcccaggtctttctctgcctctgtggtggatagtggagtgtttcccatgtggtattggtgtgctggatatcccttcactggtagcctggtaacatacactaccaggtctttctctgcctctgtggtggatagtggagtgtttcccatgtggtattggtgtgctggatatcccttcactggtagcctggtaacatacactcccaggtctttctctgcctctgtggtggatagtggagtgtttcccatgtggtattggtgtgctggatatcccttcactggtagcctggtaacatacactcccaggtctttctctgcctctgtggtggatagtggagtgtttcccatgtggtattggtgtgctggatatcccttcactggtagcctggtaacatacactcccaggtctttctctgcctctgtggtggatagtggagtgtttcccatgtggtattggtgtgctggatatcccctcccaagctgcaggactacatttttcttcattgcattgtag
- the LOC126984586 gene encoding uncharacterized protein LOC126984586 isoform X7, with protein sequence MPHKRCFNPSAAIGTDFAFTSSLVTYTPGSFSASVVHSGVFPMWYWCAGYPFSGSLVTYTPRSFSASVVDSGVFPMWYWCAGYPFTGSLVTYTPRSFSASVVDSGVFPMWYWCAGYPFTGSLVTYTPRSFSASVVDSGVFPMWYWCAGYPFTGSLVTYTPRSFSASVVDSGVFPMWYWCAGYPFTGSLVTYTPRSFSASVVDSGVFPMWYWCAGYPFTGSLVTYTPRSFSASVVDSGVFPMWYWCAGYPFTGSLVTYTPRSFSASVVDSGVFPMWYWCAGYPFTGSLVTYTPRSFSASVVDSGVFPMWYWCAGYPFTGSLVTYTTRSFSASVVDSGVFPMWYWCAGYPFTGSLVTYTPRSFSASVVDSGVFPMWYWCAGYPFTGSLVTYTPRSFSASVVDSGVFPMWYWCAGYPFTGSLVTYTPRSFSASVVDSGVFPMWYWCAGYPLPSCRTTFFFIAL encoded by the exons ATGCCGCACAAGAGgtgttttaacccgtccgctgcgattggcacggattttgccttcactagtagcctggtaacatacactcctgggtctttctctgcctctgtggtgcatagtggagtgtttcccatgtggtattggtgtgctggatatcccttctctggtagcctggtaacatacactcccaggtctttctctgcctctgtggtggatagtggagtgtttcccatgtggtattggtgtgctggatatcccttcactggtagcctggtaacatacactcccag gtctttctctgcctctgtggtggatagtggagtgtttcccatgtggtattggtgtgctggatatcccttcactggtagcctggtaacatacactcccaggtctttctctgcctctgtggtggatagtggagtgtttcccatgtggtattggtgtgctggatatcccttcactggtagcctggtaacatacactcccaggtctttctctgcctctgtggtggatagtggagtgtttcccatgtggtattggtgtgctggatatcccttcactggtagcctggtaacatacactcccaggtctttctctgcctctgtggtggatagtggagtgtttcccatgtggtattggtgtgctggatatcccttcactggtagcttggtaacatacactcccag gtctttctctgcctctgtggtggatagtggagtgtttcccatgtggtattggtgtgctggatatcccttcactggtagcctggtaacatacactcccagatctttctctgcctctgtggtggacagtggagtgtttcccatgtggtattggtgtgctggatatcccttcactggtagcctggtaacatacactcccaggtctttctctgcctctgtggtggatagtggagtgtttcccatgtggtattggtgtgctggatatcccttcactggtagcctggtaacatacactaccaggtctttctctgcctctgtggtggatagtggagtgtttcccatgtggtattggtgtgctggatatcccttcactggtagcctggtaacatacactcccaggtctttctctgcctctgtggtggatagtggagtgtttcccatgtggtattggtgtgctggatatcccttcactggtagcctggtaacatacactcccaggtctttctctgcctctgtggtggatagtggagtgtttcccatgtggtattggtgtgctggatatcccttcactggtagcctggtaacatacactcccaggtctttctctgcctctgtggtggatagtggagtgtttcccatgtggtattggtgtgctggatatcccctcccaagctgcaggactacatttttcttcattgcattgtag
- the LOC126984586 gene encoding uncharacterized protein LOC126984586 isoform X5 — protein MPHKRCFNPSAAIGTDFAFTSSLVTYTPGSFSASVVHSGVFPMWYWCAGYPFSGSLVTYTPRSFSASVVDSGVFPMWYWCAGYPFTGSLVTYTPRSFSASVVDSGVFPMWYWCAGYPFTGSLVTYTPRSFSASVVDSGVFPMWYWCAGYPFTGSLVTYTPRSFSASVVDSGVFPMWYWCAGYPFTGSLVTYTPRSFSASVVDSGVFPMWYWCAGYPFTGSLVTYTPRSFSASVVDSGVFPMWYWCAGYPFTGSLVTYTPRSFSASVVDSGVFPMWYWCAGYPFTGSLVTYTPRSFSASVVDSGVFPMWYWCAGYPFTGSLVTYTTRSFSASVVDSGVFPMWYWCAGYPFTGSLVTYTPRSFSASVVDSGVFPMWYWCAGYPFTGSLVTYTPRSFSASVVDSGVFPMWYWCAGYPFTGSLVTYTPRSFSASVVDSGVFPMWYWCAGYPLPSCRTTFFFIAL, from the exons ATGCCGCACAAGAGgtgttttaacccgtccgctgcgattggcacggattttgccttcactagtagcctggtaacatacactcctgggtctttctctgcctctgtggtgcatagtggagtgtttcccatgtggtattggtgtgctggatatcccttctctggtagcctggtaacatacactcccaggtctttctctgcctctgtggtggatagtggagtgtttcccatgtggtattggtgtgctggatatcccttcactggtagcctggtaacatacactcccaggtctttctctgcctctgtggtggatagtggagtgtttcccatgtggtattggtgtgctggatatcccttcactggcagcctggtaacatacactcccaggtctttctctgcctctgtggtggatagtggagtgtttcccatgtggtattggtgtgctggatatcccttcactggtagcctggtaacatacactcccaggtctttctctgcctctgtggtggatagtggagtgtttcccatgtggtattggtgtgctggatatcccttcactggtagcctggtaacatacactcccaggtctttctctgcctctgtggtggatagtggagtgtttcccatgtggtattggtgtgctggatatcccttcactggtagcctggtaacatacactcccag gtctttctctgcctctgtggtggatagtggagtgtttcccatgtggtattggtgtgctggatatcccttcactggtagcctggtaacatacactcccagatctttctctgcctctgtggtggacagtggagtgtttcccatgtggtattggtgtgctggatatcccttcactggtagcctggtaacatacactcccaggtctttctctgcctctgtggtggatagtggagtgtttcccatgtggtattggtgtgctggatatcccttcactggtagcctggtaacatacactaccaggtctttctctgcctctgtggtggatagtggagtgtttcccatgtggtattggtgtgctggatatcccttcactggtagcctggtaacatacactcccaggtctttctctgcctctgtggtggatagtggagtgtttcccatgtggtattggtgtgctggatatcccttcactggtagcctggtaacatacactcccaggtctttctctgcctctgtggtggatagtggagtgtttcccatgtggtattggtgtgctggatatcccttcactggtagcctggtaacatacactcccaggtctttctctgcctctgtggtggatagtggagtgtttcccatgtggtattggtgtgctggatatcccctcccaagctgcaggactacatttttcttcattgcattgtag
- the LOC126984586 gene encoding putative inorganic phosphate cotransporter isoform X3: protein MNIEPNKAPSTRDVLRKIGDVDDEKEGLITSPLVKPEGMFGARHVLGIMGFLGFANVYAMRVNLSVAVVAMVNNSAISHVNKTSSDACPGTGMNSTDTDSQDGEFAWDENKQALILGCFFWGYIITNPIGGRLGELFGGKIVFGIGVLVTAVLTLLTPIIARTSVPLLIAARVLEGLGEGVTFPAMNALMARWVPPLERSKMSSLVYAGAQFGTVVSLPICGLLCQSTFLGGWPSVFYVFGVLGVLWFVVWTILIHSEPENHPRIRLDEKVYIQRSLQRTGSDKTPPIPIMSVLTSMPFWAIFVVHIAQNWGFYTLLTELPTYMKNILHFNLASSGFMSALPYLAMWLFSLASGQLADYLRSAGILSTTTTRKVFNSIGIYGPMVCIVLVGYAGCNKILTIVLLCIGVGLNGAIYSGYMNSHLDIAPNFAGTLMGLTNCAATVPGFLAPMAVGAMINGRDTVTQWKLVFWIAAIIYFIGNTFYIIFVSGEEQPWNNLPGGRSLFHQLTCPLRLARIPPSLVAW from the exons ATGAACATTGAACCGAACAAGGCGCCTTCTACCAGGGATGTGCTGAGGAAGATAGGGGATGTGGACGACGAGAAGGAAGGCCTCATCACATCCCCCCTAGTGAAGCCTGAAG GTATGTTTGGGGCTCGGCATGTACTGGGCATCATGGGGTTCCTGGGGTTTGCAAATGTGTACGCCATGCGAGTGAACCTCtctgtggcggtggtggcgatgGTCAACAACTCCGCTATCTCCCACGTCAACAAGACCTCCTCGGACGCTTGCCCAGGCACCGGCATGAACTCCACCGACACCGACAGTCAG GACGGAGAATTCGCGTGGGACGAAAACAAACAGGCGCTTATCCTCGGCTGCTTCTTCTGGGGGTATATCATCACCAACCCCATAGGAGGCCGCCTCGGAGAGCTGTTCGGAGGCAAGATTGTGTTCGGCATTGGGGTGCTGGTGACGGCTGTGCTCACTCTTCTTACCCCGATCATTGCGCGCACCTCTGTTCCTCTGCTCATTGCTGCGCGCGTATTGGAAGGTCTAGGGGAG ggTGTAACGTTCCCAGCCATGAATGCATTGATGGCACGCTGGGTTCCTCCTCTTGAGCGCAGTAAAATGTCGTCGCTGGTATATGCAG GGGCGCAGTTTGGCACGGTGGTCTCCCTTCCAATCTGCGGTCTGCTCTGTCAGTCCACCTTCCTCGGGGGCTGGCCATCGGTCTTCTATGTGTTTGGCGTGCTCGGAGTGCTCTGGTTCGTGGTCTGGACTAtcctg ATCCACAGTGAGCCCGAGAATCATCCGCGCATCCGCCTGGACGAGAAGGTGTACATTCAGCGCTCCCTTCAGCGTACGGGCTcggacaag ACACCCCCAATACCAATCATGAGCGTGTTGACCTCCATGCCGTTCTGGGCGATCTTCGTGGTCCACATCGCGCAGAACTGGGGCTTCTACACGCTTCTGACGGAGTTGCCGACGTATATGAAGAACATCCTGCATTTCAACCTTGCCAGC agcggctTCATGTCAGCGCTCCCATACCTTGCGATGTGGTTGTTCAGCCTCGCCTCCGGACAGTTGGCTGACTACCTGCGCTCCGCCGGTAtcctctcaaccaccaccactcggAAGGTCTTCAACAGTATAG GTATCTACGGCCCCATGGTGTGCATCGTCCTGGTGGGGTACGCCGGCTGCAACAAGATCCTCACCATTGTCCTCCTCTGCATTGGGGTCGGTCTGAACGGGGCCATTTATTCTGGCTACATGAACTCACATCTCGACATCGCTCCGAATTTTGCCGGGACGCTGATGGGGCTGACCAACTGCGCCGCCACTGTCCCGGGATTCCTGGCGCCTATGGCCGTCGGTGCGATGATCAACGGAAGG gaCACGGTCACACAATGGAAGCTGGTGTTTTGGATCGCTGCCATCATCTACTTCATCGGCAACACCTTCTACATCATCTTTGTGTCGGGCGAGGAGCAACCCTGGAACAACTTGCCAGGTGGGCGTTCTTTGTTTCATcaattaacctgtccgctgcgattggcacggattccgccttcactggtagcctggtaa